In Vibrio sp. 10N, the following proteins share a genomic window:
- a CDS encoding DUF1107 domain-containing protein, producing MRLFKRYTPSMIAKHISRLFKGKIYIYGIGGFEFDNGKLIIPDRAEQRHFKAVKEVNQEVMKLRCAYA from the coding sequence ATGAGACTGTTTAAGCGCTATACGCCAAGTATGATTGCTAAACACATAAGTCGATTGTTCAAGGGGAAAATCTACATTTATGGAATCGGCGGCTTTGAGTTCGATAACGGAAAACTGATCATCCCAGATCGTGCAGAACAGCGCCATTTCAAAGCGGTAAAAGAAGTAAACCAAGAAGTGATGAAGCTGAGGTGCGCGTACGCCTAA
- the lepA gene encoding translation elongation factor 4, whose translation MKHIRNFSIIAHIDHGKSTLSDRLIQVCGGLSDREMAAQVLDSMDLERERGITIKAQSVTLDYTAKDGETYQLNFIDTPGHVDFSYEVSRSLAACEGALLVVDAGQGVEAQTLANCYTAIEMELEVVPVLNKIDLPAAEPERVAEEIEEIVGIDAMEAVRCSAKTGLGVDDVLEEIVKAIPAPEGNPDDPLQALIIDSWFDNYLGVVSLVRIKNGVLKKNDKIKVMSTGQVWGVDRLGIFTPKQVDTTELNTGEVGWVVCGIKDILGAPVGDTLTTAKNGCEVALPGFQKVKPQVYAGLFPVSSDDYENFRDALGKLSLNDASLFYEPESSAALGFGFRCGFLGMLHMEIIQERLEREYDLDLITTAPTVVYEVEKTDGSLHYVDSPAKLPATNDIEEIREPIARCNILVPSDYLGNVITLCVEKRGTQVDMVYHGNQVAVTYDIPMAEVVLDFFDRLKSTSRGYASLDYNFQRFEASNMVRVDVLLNGDTVDALAIITHKDQSQSRGRQLVEKMKEFIPRQMFDIAIQAAIGNHIIARSTVKQLRKNVIAKCYGGDVSRKKKLLKKQKEGKKRMKQIGNVELPQEAFLAILHVGKD comes from the coding sequence ATGAAGCACATTCGTAACTTTTCTATTATCGCCCACATTGACCACGGTAAATCGACGCTGTCGGACCGTTTGATCCAAGTTTGCGGCGGCTTAAGCGACCGTGAAATGGCGGCACAGGTTCTTGATTCGATGGATCTAGAGCGCGAGCGCGGTATCACTATTAAAGCTCAGAGTGTTACTCTGGATTACACGGCGAAAGATGGGGAAACCTATCAGCTAAACTTTATCGATACTCCAGGACACGTTGACTTCTCGTACGAAGTATCACGTTCCCTGGCGGCTTGTGAAGGTGCGCTACTGGTGGTTGATGCGGGTCAGGGTGTTGAAGCTCAGACACTAGCGAACTGCTACACCGCAATTGAAATGGAACTTGAAGTGGTTCCAGTTCTGAACAAGATCGACCTTCCAGCAGCAGAGCCAGAGCGTGTTGCTGAAGAGATCGAAGAGATCGTTGGTATCGACGCGATGGAAGCGGTTCGCTGTTCTGCGAAGACCGGTCTAGGTGTTGACGATGTGCTTGAAGAGATCGTAAAAGCGATCCCGGCACCAGAAGGCAATCCAGACGATCCACTGCAAGCGCTAATCATCGACTCTTGGTTCGATAACTACCTCGGTGTTGTTTCTCTAGTACGTATTAAAAACGGCGTGCTGAAGAAGAACGACAAGATCAAAGTAATGAGCACCGGTCAGGTTTGGGGTGTAGACCGCCTTGGTATCTTCACACCAAAACAAGTTGACACGACTGAGCTAAATACCGGCGAAGTAGGTTGGGTTGTGTGTGGTATCAAAGACATCCTTGGCGCGCCAGTGGGTGATACACTGACCACCGCTAAGAATGGCTGTGAAGTTGCACTGCCAGGCTTCCAAAAAGTAAAACCTCAGGTCTACGCGGGTCTATTCCCTGTATCGTCTGATGATTACGAAAACTTCCGTGATGCACTAGGCAAACTCAGCCTAAACGATGCGTCACTGTTCTATGAGCCAGAGAGCTCTGCTGCACTGGGTTTTGGTTTCCGTTGTGGCTTCTTGGGTATGCTTCACATGGAGATTATCCAAGAGCGTCTAGAGCGTGAGTACGACCTAGACCTGATCACGACAGCGCCGACGGTAGTCTACGAAGTAGAGAAAACGGACGGTTCACTTCACTATGTTGATAGCCCAGCGAAACTGCCGGCAACCAACGACATTGAAGAAATTCGTGAGCCAATCGCACGTTGTAATATCCTTGTACCATCGGATTACCTAGGTAACGTGATTACGCTTTGTGTTGAGAAGCGTGGTACTCAGGTAGACATGGTTTATCACGGCAACCAAGTGGCTGTGACTTACGATATCCCGATGGCAGAAGTAGTACTCGACTTCTTCGACCGTCTGAAGTCGACTTCTCGTGGTTATGCATCACTGGATTACAACTTCCAACGCTTTGAAGCGTCGAACATGGTGCGTGTGGACGTACTGCTGAACGGTGATACGGTAGACGCACTGGCCATCATCACTCACAAAGATCAGTCTCAGAGCCGTGGTCGTCAGTTGGTTGAGAAGATGAAAGAGTTCATCCCTCGCCAGATGTTCGATATCGCGATTCAGGCTGCGATCGGTAACCACATCATTGCGCGTTCTACTGTGAAACAGTTACGTAAAAACGTAATCGCGAAATGTTACGGTGGTGACGTAAGCCGTAAGAAGAAACTGTTGAAGAAACAGAAAGAAGGTAAGAAACGTATGAAGCAGATCGGTAACGTTGAACTGCCTCAAGAAGCGTTCCTTGCGATTCTACACGTAGGCAAAGACTAA
- a CDS encoding FAD assembly factor SdhE, with amino-acid sequence MYSSEEKARIKWACRRGMLELDVVIMPFFEECFDTLNDQEQRDFVSLLECDDPDLFTWVMGHGRSENLGHASMVDKIVAHNLSKVR; translated from the coding sequence ATGTACTCTAGTGAAGAAAAAGCGCGCATCAAGTGGGCATGTCGTAGAGGTATGTTGGAGCTCGACGTAGTGATTATGCCTTTCTTTGAGGAGTGCTTTGATACTCTCAATGATCAAGAGCAGCGTGACTTCGTATCGCTGCTGGAATGCGATGATCCAGACCTGTTTACTTGGGTCATGGGGCATGGTCGCAGCGAAAACCTAGGTCACGCGTCCATGGTCGACAAAATCGTGGCACACAATTTAAGTAAAGTTCGCTAA
- the rseB gene encoding sigma-E factor regulatory protein RseB, which translates to MKKLLTSSLLLFSLFANSAFAEEQSSVEALLHQMNDASQQLNYELSYILIKKNSIEPLLYRHARHEDQQLAHLVYLSGPVREVIRRGNEVSYIEPGVDPFTIESGKMVAPLMPLLNSDVTKLSQYYDYVRVGRAREAGAAAQVFRVVPKDGLRYSYVLWVDEKSKLPLRADLLDRDGEILEQYRVISYTINDHIATMLSSLDEVQLPAVLSLPKGNIEQTFWQVGWVPSGFNPKDLNRYRMIATEDVVESQMYTDGLFSFSVYVSDRDSNSMKGQLIRQGRRTVHSIVTGDKQISVVGDIPPATAQRIAQSVKLNKVQQADEGVTP; encoded by the coding sequence ATGAAAAAACTTCTGACCAGTTCGTTATTGCTGTTCAGTTTGTTTGCTAACTCGGCCTTTGCAGAAGAGCAATCTTCTGTAGAGGCTTTGTTGCATCAGATGAATGACGCCAGTCAGCAATTGAACTACGAACTGTCTTATATCCTTATCAAAAAGAACAGTATTGAGCCTTTGTTGTATCGTCATGCGCGACATGAAGATCAGCAGTTGGCTCATTTGGTCTATTTAAGTGGACCGGTTCGCGAAGTGATCCGCCGTGGCAATGAGGTCAGCTACATCGAGCCTGGTGTCGATCCGTTTACTATCGAATCGGGTAAAATGGTCGCGCCTTTGATGCCACTGCTTAACAGCGATGTCACAAAGCTGAGCCAATATTACGATTATGTGCGTGTTGGCCGTGCCAGAGAAGCGGGAGCGGCAGCGCAAGTATTTCGTGTCGTGCCTAAAGATGGGCTGCGTTACTCATACGTGTTGTGGGTCGATGAAAAAAGTAAATTGCCTCTGCGCGCGGATCTTCTTGATCGAGATGGTGAGATCTTAGAGCAATATCGCGTTATCTCTTACACCATCAACGATCACATTGCGACCATGCTCAGCTCGCTCGATGAAGTCCAGCTCCCTGCGGTACTGTCGCTGCCGAAAGGCAACATTGAACAGACCTTCTGGCAGGTTGGTTGGGTGCCAAGTGGTTTCAATCCCAAAGATCTTAATCGCTATCGCATGATCGCCACCGAAGATGTGGTAGAGAGCCAAATGTACACTGATGGCTTATTTAGCTTCTCCGTCTACGTATCGGATCGTGATAGTAATTCGATGAAAGGTCAGCTGATCCGTCAAGGACGTCGCACTGTGCATAGCATTGTCACCGGTGATAAGCAGATCTCTGTGGTTGGTGACATTCCTCCTGCGACTGCGCAGCGCATCGCACAATCTGTTAAACTGAATAAAGTACAGCAAGCAGATGAAGGCGTAACCCCATGA
- a CDS encoding RseA family anti-sigma factor — MVNIMADKQKLSAFMDGDLIDEALIEALENDQESKQTWQNYHLIGDVMRGDEPQSLDWNIAESVALALDDEPAHQAVSKETVTPIEAQPTPSQAKRQLPAWLTQFGQVGIAACVSLAVILGVQQFSGQDASQPEVEQLPVLQTIPFSGSAEPVSLTRDSVARTNQNESANVQEQRRRINALLQDYELQLRLNSDDQASLTTDTESVIE, encoded by the coding sequence ATGGTGAATATAATGGCTGACAAACAGAAGCTTTCAGCATTCATGGATGGAGACCTGATCGATGAGGCGCTAATCGAAGCGCTGGAGAATGATCAGGAGAGCAAACAAACCTGGCAAAACTACCACCTCATCGGTGATGTGATGCGTGGTGATGAACCACAAAGCCTAGATTGGAATATTGCTGAGAGCGTCGCACTGGCACTCGATGATGAGCCAGCGCATCAAGCGGTAAGCAAAGAGACAGTGACACCGATTGAGGCGCAACCGACACCGTCGCAAGCGAAACGTCAGCTACCGGCATGGCTAACTCAGTTTGGCCAAGTGGGTATTGCCGCGTGTGTATCGCTCGCCGTTATTTTAGGTGTGCAGCAGTTCTCTGGACAAGATGCATCGCAACCTGAAGTTGAGCAGCTACCAGTGCTGCAAACTATCCCATTTTCGGGTAGCGCGGAGCCTGTAAGTTTGACTCGTGATTCAGTCGCGAGAACAAACCAGAATGAAAGCGCCAATGTACAAGAGCAGCGCCGCCGCATTAATGCTCTATTGCAAGATTACGAGCTACAGCTGCGCTTAAACAGTGACGATCAAGCGTCTCTGACTACGGATACAGAATCGGTAATTGAATGA
- the rnc gene encoding ribonuclease III: protein MNSPIKLLEKKLGYQFNDSELLMLALTHRSAHGNHNERLEFLGDSILSFVIADDLYHRFPKVNEGDMSRMRATLVRGNTLAELGREFVLGDYLKLGPGELKSGGFRRDSILADAVEAIIGAIYLDSDVETVRGIVLSWYQSRLDAIKPGVSQKDPKTRLQEFLQGRRKPLPVYTVTNIKGEAHNQEFTVSCEVAGVDKPVIGKGTSRRKAEQAAAELALEKLTNV from the coding sequence ATGAATTCTCCTATTAAACTTTTAGAAAAAAAGCTCGGCTATCAGTTCAATGATAGCGAGCTGCTGATGCTGGCGCTGACTCACCGCAGCGCCCACGGCAACCATAACGAACGACTAGAATTTCTGGGCGATTCAATTTTAAGTTTTGTCATTGCTGACGATCTTTACCATCGTTTTCCTAAGGTAAACGAAGGGGACATGAGTCGAATGCGTGCCACCTTAGTGAGAGGTAATACTCTGGCTGAGCTAGGGCGTGAATTCGTCTTGGGAGATTACTTAAAATTAGGTCCAGGTGAGCTGAAAAGTGGCGGATTCCGTCGTGACTCTATCTTGGCTGATGCGGTTGAAGCGATCATTGGTGCGATTTATCTCGACAGCGATGTCGAGACGGTTCGCGGTATTGTGCTCAGCTGGTACCAATCGCGTCTTGACGCGATCAAGCCTGGAGTGTCACAGAAAGATCCAAAAACTCGCCTGCAAGAGTTTCTACAAGGTCGAAGAAAACCACTCCCTGTCTACACAGTGACTAATATTAAAGGGGAAGCGCATAACCAAGAGTTTACCGTTTCCTGTGAAGTGGCAGGTGTGGATAAGCCTGTTATCGGCAAAGGCACCAGCCGCCGCAAGGCAGAACAAGCGGCTGCGGAACTGGCTTTAGAGAAACTGACCAATGTCTGA
- a CDS encoding aminoacyl-tRNA deacylase: MPKSDISERQRVELETPITTYLKQNGIPFRVLMQSREAVSIEDTAALRGITPNMMVKTMVLRDMGNRYALACCPGDRQIDPKKVRAVLQSRRMTCVDSSDIEALTGYKVGTVTPLLLKTPMPIVFDHTLQSTPIITISSGERIAGIELALSDLCAQCAPTWSDIIR, from the coding sequence ATGCCAAAGTCTGACATCTCTGAGCGCCAACGTGTTGAGTTAGAGACGCCAATCACCACGTACCTAAAGCAAAATGGCATCCCATTCAGGGTACTCATGCAATCTCGCGAAGCCGTATCGATTGAAGATACGGCTGCGTTGCGCGGTATTACTCCGAATATGATGGTCAAAACCATGGTATTGAGGGATATGGGAAACCGCTATGCGCTGGCCTGTTGCCCAGGCGATCGCCAGATCGACCCCAAGAAGGTACGCGCCGTATTGCAATCGAGGCGCATGACCTGTGTCGATAGCAGCGACATCGAAGCGCTTACTGGCTATAAAGTGGGGACGGTGACACCACTGTTACTCAAAACCCCTATGCCCATCGTATTTGACCATACATTGCAATCCACACCGATAATCACCATTAGCAGTGGTGAACGTATCGCTGGAATTGAGCTGGCGTTAAGCGATCTCTGTGCACAATGCGCTCCCACTTGGAGTGACATTATTCGCTAG
- the lepB gene encoding signal peptidase I: MANTFSLILVIVTLVTGVVWVMDKLVLRKQRQQKLADIQAQANQIDEETANKAVEPSWFVENSVSIFPVIAFVLVLRSFIYEPFQIPSGSMMPTLLVGDFILVEKYAYGLKDPVWRTQLVETGKPERGDIVVFKYPPQPNIDYIKRVVGLPGDTVRYSARKDICIQRPGESRCKPVKLSNVQDSPFIQNGIPLIQMDEKLGEVGHQVLVNPLRRDRVDQYQPRNGVNEWVVPEGQYFVMGDNRDNSADSRYWGFVPEGNLVGKAVGIWISFEFERGADSILPTWIPTGVRFNRIGGID; this comes from the coding sequence ATGGCTAATACCTTCTCATTGATCCTCGTCATCGTGACGTTAGTGACTGGTGTCGTTTGGGTTATGGATAAGCTCGTATTGAGAAAGCAGCGTCAGCAGAAGCTGGCGGACATCCAAGCGCAAGCAAATCAAATTGATGAAGAAACAGCAAACAAAGCGGTCGAGCCATCTTGGTTTGTTGAGAATAGTGTTTCCATTTTTCCTGTTATCGCCTTTGTGTTGGTATTGCGTTCATTTATTTATGAACCATTCCAAATCCCATCAGGCTCTATGATGCCGACGCTACTGGTTGGCGACTTCATCCTCGTTGAGAAATACGCGTATGGACTTAAAGATCCAGTATGGCGTACTCAGTTGGTTGAAACGGGCAAACCTGAGCGAGGTGATATCGTCGTATTTAAATACCCACCGCAGCCAAATATTGACTACATTAAGCGTGTGGTTGGTTTGCCGGGTGATACGGTTCGTTACAGCGCTCGTAAGGACATCTGTATTCAACGTCCAGGCGAGTCACGCTGTAAGCCAGTTAAGCTGTCGAATGTCCAAGACAGCCCATTTATCCAAAATGGTATCCCGCTAATTCAAATGGATGAAAAGCTGGGAGAAGTCGGCCACCAAGTGCTGGTGAATCCACTTCGTCGTGACCGCGTTGATCAATATCAGCCGCGCAATGGCGTGAACGAGTGGGTGGTACCAGAAGGTCAATACTTCGTGATGGGCGATAACCGTGACAACAGTGCCGACAGCCGTTACTGGGGTTTTGTGCCAGAAGGCAACCTAGTGGGTAAAGCGGTTGGCATTTGGATTAGCTTTGAATTTGAACGTGGTGCAGACAGCATTCTGCCTACATGGATCCCAACCGGTGTCAGATTTAATCGCATCGGTGGAATAGACTGA
- the era gene encoding GTPase Era, protein MSDKPNSDQEFDLDAYFASTSDSTSAATHESTGEQHCGFVAIVGRPNVGKSTLLNRILGQKISITSRKPQTTRHRIMGVDTEGDYQAIYVDTPGLHIEEKRAINRLMNRAANSSLSDVNLVLFLVDGTQWTDDDEMVLTKLRKSNFPVILCINKVDNVKDRNDVMLHMQEMTKKMEFVDVVPISAKHGKNIDVIRQHVREHLPEAVHHFPEEYVTDRSQRFMASEILREKLMRFTGDELPYSVTVEIERFDYNPDTDGFHINALILVERSGQKKMVIGKGGEKIKTIGREARLDMEELFDRKVYLETWVKVKSGWADDERALRSLGYIDDIENK, encoded by the coding sequence ATGTCTGATAAACCAAATTCTGATCAAGAGTTCGATCTCGATGCGTACTTCGCTTCAACGAGCGACTCGACAAGCGCAGCAACTCATGAAAGCACCGGTGAGCAACACTGTGGCTTTGTGGCTATCGTGGGTCGTCCTAACGTCGGTAAATCGACGCTGCTTAACCGCATCCTAGGACAGAAAATCTCGATCACCTCGCGTAAACCGCAGACCACGCGCCACCGTATTATGGGTGTGGACACCGAAGGCGACTATCAAGCGATCTATGTAGACACTCCGGGTCTGCACATCGAAGAGAAACGTGCGATCAACCGTCTGATGAACCGCGCGGCAAACAGCTCGCTCAGTGATGTGAACTTGGTGTTGTTCCTTGTGGATGGTACGCAGTGGACTGACGACGATGAGATGGTGCTGACCAAGCTTCGTAAGTCGAATTTCCCAGTCATCTTGTGCATCAACAAGGTAGACAACGTGAAAGATCGCAACGACGTGATGCTGCATATGCAGGAGATGACCAAGAAGATGGAATTTGTTGATGTGGTGCCGATTTCGGCTAAGCACGGCAAAAACATCGACGTGATTCGTCAGCATGTTCGCGAACACCTTCCTGAGGCAGTACACCACTTCCCAGAAGAGTACGTCACAGACCGTTCTCAACGTTTTATGGCGTCTGAAATCCTGCGTGAAAAGTTGATGCGATTCACCGGTGATGAGCTGCCTTATTCGGTGACGGTTGAGATTGAGCGTTTCGATTACAATCCGGATACGGATGGTTTCCACATCAATGCGCTTATCTTAGTAGAGCGCAGTGGCCAGAAGAAGATGGTGATCGGTAAAGGTGGCGAGAAGATCAAAACCATCGGCCGTGAGGCTCGTCTTGATATGGAAGAGCTGTTCGATCGTAAAGTCTATCTAGAGACCTGGGTAAAAGTGAAATCAGGTTGGGCTGATGATGAGCGTGCACTGCGTTCTCTTGGCTACATCGACGATATCGAAAACAAATAA
- the rpoE gene encoding RNA polymerase sigma factor RpoE, with product MNEQPTDQVLIERVQSGDKQAFNLLVLRYQNKVCNLISRYVSNSGDVADIAQEAFIKAYRAIPTFRGESAFYTWLYRIAVNTAKNHIVAQSRRPPASDVDAEDAEFFETGNALKEISNPENLTLSNELKRTVFAAIEALPEDLKTAMTLRELDGLSYEEIAEVMDCPVGTVRSRIFRAREAVEKKIKPLLQR from the coding sequence ATGAACGAGCAGCCGACCGATCAGGTGTTGATTGAGCGCGTTCAAAGTGGAGATAAACAAGCATTTAACCTATTGGTTTTGCGCTATCAAAACAAGGTTTGCAATCTCATATCACGATACGTGAGCAATTCGGGCGATGTAGCGGACATAGCCCAAGAAGCATTTATTAAAGCGTATCGAGCGATCCCAACGTTTAGAGGCGAGAGTGCTTTCTATACTTGGTTGTATCGCATAGCAGTGAACACCGCGAAGAATCACATTGTGGCACAGAGCCGTAGGCCACCTGCCAGCGATGTGGACGCAGAAGATGCCGAATTTTTTGAAACCGGTAACGCTTTGAAAGAAATTTCGAACCCTGAGAACTTAACGTTGTCGAATGAATTGAAGCGAACAGTTTTCGCTGCAATTGAAGCGTTACCTGAAGACTTAAAGACTGCAATGACCCTTCGTGAGCTTGATGGCTTGAGCTACGAAGAAATTGCAGAAGTAATGGATTGCCCAGTAGGAACGGTACGTTCGCGTATCTTCCGTGCTCGTGAAGCGGTAGAGAAGAAGATTAAGCCTCTTCTTCAACGCTAA
- a CDS encoding SoxR reducing system RseC family protein produces the protein MMTALATVTSVTNRGHRYQVELSCDQQTSCSSCQSKNSCGTGIVTKAVGNKQLSWHLLTSKTVNPGDIVEIAFPEKSLLQSAALIYLLPLLFLFLGAMVGQLWLAPLLGGSELVVIGFSAVSACLGFRLAKKWVSPMEAASHQQVELVRVLGQSIA, from the coding sequence ATGATGACCGCTCTTGCGACGGTGACCTCGGTAACTAACCGTGGTCATCGTTATCAAGTTGAATTGAGCTGCGACCAACAAACCAGTTGCAGCTCTTGCCAATCAAAAAACAGTTGTGGCACCGGCATTGTCACCAAAGCGGTCGGTAACAAACAGCTGAGCTGGCATCTACTGACCTCCAAAACCGTCAACCCTGGCGATATTGTTGAAATCGCGTTTCCAGAGAAAAGCCTGCTGCAATCGGCGGCATTGATCTATTTGTTGCCTCTGTTGTTCCTGTTTTTAGGAGCGATGGTGGGCCAATTGTGGCTCGCGCCATTGCTTGGCGGTAGTGAGCTGGTGGTGATTGGTTTTTCAGCAGTTTCTGCCTGTTTGGGCTTCAGGCTCGCAAAGAAATGGGTGTCGCCAATGGAGGCGGCGTCGCATCAACAGGTTGAATTGGTGCGGGTGCTCGGGCAGTCCATTGCCTAA
- the nadB gene encoding L-aspartate oxidase, whose translation MNTNREHLCDVLVIGSGAAGLSLALRVAERAKVIVLSKGPLSEGATYYAQGGIAAVFDEADSIESHVNDTNIAGAGLCEEDTVQFIAENAKECVQWLIDGGVPFDQVETEKDEAPRYHLTREGGHSHRRILHAADATGMAMQTTLQDNVLNHPNIEIFERYNALDLITEDKVGGSKDKVVGAYIWNRNKEHVETVRAKFVVLATGGASKVYQYTSNPDVSSGDGIAMAWRSGCRVANLEFNQFHPTCLFHPDARNFLLTEALRGEGAYLKRPDGTRFMPDFDEREELAPRDVVARAIDFEMKRLGADCMYLDISHKPEEFIIKHFPTIHMRLQDLGIDMTKEPIPIVPAAHYTCGGVIVDKSGRTDLEQLYAIGEVSYTGLHGANRMASNSLLECVVYAWSAAKDIMEKFDSATHPETLPAWDESQVSCSDEEVIIQHNWHELRLFMWDYMGIVRTDKRLERALRRIQLLQQETHEYYSHFKVSNNLLELRNLLQVAELMVRCAMQRKESRGLHYTLDYPEMLENSGPTILEP comes from the coding sequence ATGAACACAAACCGAGAACATCTTTGTGATGTTTTAGTTATAGGAAGTGGCGCTGCTGGTCTTTCTCTTGCGCTGCGAGTTGCTGAGCGCGCTAAGGTTATTGTTTTAAGTAAAGGCCCGTTGAGTGAAGGGGCAACCTATTACGCTCAAGGCGGTATTGCCGCAGTTTTCGACGAAGCCGACAGCATCGAGTCACATGTTAACGACACCAATATTGCGGGTGCCGGGCTGTGTGAAGAAGACACCGTACAGTTTATTGCCGAGAACGCCAAGGAGTGCGTCCAGTGGCTTATCGATGGCGGTGTGCCCTTTGACCAAGTTGAAACCGAAAAGGACGAAGCGCCGCGTTATCACTTAACGCGCGAAGGCGGCCACAGTCATCGTCGTATTCTGCATGCGGCCGATGCGACGGGCATGGCGATGCAGACTACGCTTCAAGACAACGTGCTTAACCACCCAAACATCGAGATTTTTGAGCGCTACAACGCCTTAGATTTGATCACTGAAGACAAAGTGGGTGGCAGCAAAGACAAAGTGGTTGGTGCCTATATTTGGAACCGCAACAAAGAACACGTTGAAACCGTGCGTGCTAAGTTTGTCGTCCTTGCGACTGGTGGTGCATCAAAAGTGTATCAGTACACCTCTAACCCAGACGTGTCCTCTGGTGACGGCATTGCGATGGCATGGCGCTCTGGTTGCCGAGTCGCCAACCTGGAGTTTAACCAATTCCACCCGACGTGTTTGTTCCACCCAGACGCACGTAACTTCCTGCTGACAGAAGCGCTACGAGGTGAAGGGGCTTATCTAAAACGCCCTGACGGCACGCGCTTTATGCCCGATTTTGACGAGCGAGAAGAGCTGGCTCCACGTGATGTGGTCGCTCGCGCTATCGACTTTGAAATGAAGCGCTTGGGTGCCGATTGCATGTACCTTGACATCAGCCACAAGCCAGAAGAGTTTATTATTAAGCACTTCCCAACCATCCATATGCGCTTGCAAGATCTTGGCATCGACATGACTAAAGAGCCGATCCCTATCGTACCGGCTGCGCACTATACCTGTGGTGGCGTCATCGTTGATAAATCCGGTCGCACGGATCTAGAGCAGTTATATGCGATTGGTGAGGTGAGCTACACCGGTCTTCACGGTGCTAACCGCATGGCGTCGAACTCGCTACTTGAATGTGTGGTATACGCTTGGTCAGCGGCCAAAGACATCATGGAAAAATTCGACAGCGCGACGCACCCAGAGACATTACCAGCGTGGGATGAAAGCCAAGTCAGCTGCTCTGATGAAGAAGTCATCATCCAACATAACTGGCACGAGCTGCGTCTGTTTATGTGGGATTACATGGGGATTGTGCGTACCGATAAACGCCTAGAGCGTGCGCTACGCCGCATTCAATTGCTGCAACAAGAAACTCACGAATACTACAGCCACTTCAAGGTCTCTAATAACCTGCTGGAACTGCGTAACCTGCTGCAAGTAGCAGAGCTTATGGTTCGCTGTGCGATGCAACGTAAAGAGAGTCGCGGTCTACACTACACTCTCGATTACCCTGAGATGTTAGAGAATAGCGGCCCAACTATTTTGGAGCCGTAA
- the ygfZ gene encoding tRNA-modifying protein YgfZ: MEWQPSIQALSLTPETTLPALMLTPLNAWGAIELTGDDRKSYLQGQVTCDVVSLEAQQSTLGAHCDAKGKAWSVFRLFHTKQGYAMFQPLSAIAQELVELKKYAIFSKVEFTQSSKMCIGVMGEQAQAWVDEHFPSSGDVRQQNASSAVRIDDQRWLVLASDELIHTLDGQELQWVQESIWTKFDIEAGLPILTAELQNQHIPQAFNLQALDGISFNKGCYTGQETVARAKYRGINKRMLATLTGSLSAAITGDDELTIERSVGDNWRKAGDVLSTFQYDDHTLMASIIINNNLDDDVEFRLASQPDSRLSLSLPPYPLDSE; encoded by the coding sequence ATGGAATGGCAACCTAGCATTCAAGCACTATCCCTCACCCCAGAGACAACGCTTCCCGCACTCATGTTGACGCCGCTCAACGCTTGGGGCGCGATTGAACTGACGGGTGACGACCGTAAGTCTTACCTTCAAGGTCAGGTGACCTGTGATGTGGTCTCACTGGAGGCGCAGCAATCCACGCTTGGCGCGCATTGCGATGCAAAAGGCAAAGCCTGGAGTGTGTTCCGCCTATTTCATACCAAGCAAGGCTACGCAATGTTTCAACCATTGTCGGCGATTGCCCAAGAGTTAGTTGAGCTAAAGAAGTACGCTATCTTCTCTAAAGTTGAATTTACTCAAAGCAGCAAAATGTGTATTGGTGTCATGGGAGAACAGGCTCAAGCATGGGTTGATGAACATTTTCCATCATCAGGTGACGTAAGGCAGCAAAACGCCAGCAGTGCCGTACGCATTGATGACCAGCGTTGGCTTGTACTGGCGAGTGACGAGCTTATTCACACCTTAGACGGCCAAGAACTGCAATGGGTACAGGAGTCCATCTGGACCAAGTTCGATATCGAGGCAGGGCTGCCAATCCTGACCGCTGAACTGCAAAACCAGCACATTCCTCAAGCCTTTAACCTACAAGCTTTGGATGGAATCAGCTTCAACAAGGGCTGCTACACTGGCCAAGAGACCGTTGCCAGAGCCAAATACCGTGGGATCAACAAGCGTATGCTTGCCACGTTAACCGGCTCACTCTCCGCAGCTATTACTGGCGATGATGAACTGACTATCGAGCGCTCAGTGGGTGATAACTGGCGTAAAGCGGGCGATGTACTCAGTACATTCCAATACGATGACCATACACTGATGGCTTCAATCATCATCAACAATAATCTTGATGATGACGTTGAGTTCCGTTTGGCCTCACAACCAGATAGCCGACTGTCATTGTCATTACCGCCTTATCCACTCGATAGCGAGTGA